A genome region from Bacteroides stercoris ATCC 43183 includes the following:
- the mraY gene encoding phospho-N-acetylmuramoyl-pentapeptide-transferase produces MLYYLFQWLDKYDFPGAGMFGYTSFRALMAIILALLISSIWGDKFIDLLKRKQITETQRDANIDPFGVNKVGVPSMGGVIIIFAILIPCLLLGKLNNIYMILMLITTVWLGSLGFADDYIKIFKKDKEGLHGKFKIIGQVGLGLIVGLTLYLSPQVVIRENIEVERPGQGIEVVHAAKEIKATQTTIPFFKSNNLDYADLVSFMGEHAQTAGWILFVLVTIFVVTAVSNGANLNDGMDGMAAGNSAIIGLTLGILAYVSSHIEYAGYLNIMYIPGSEELVIFICAFIGALIGFLWYNAYPAQVFMGDTGSLTIGGIIAVYAIIIHKELLIPILCGIFLVENLSVILQRVYYKAGKRKGVKQRLFKRTPIHDHFRTGMNLIEPGCKVVFTQPAQLFHESKITVRFWIVTIVLAAITIITLKIR; encoded by the coding sequence ATGTTATACTACTTATTCCAATGGTTAGATAAATACGACTTCCCCGGTGCGGGTATGTTCGGCTATACATCTTTCAGGGCATTGATGGCTATCATCCTGGCATTGCTCATTTCGAGCATCTGGGGTGACAAGTTCATCGACCTGCTGAAACGCAAACAGATTACCGAAACGCAACGGGATGCCAACATCGACCCGTTCGGCGTAAACAAGGTGGGCGTACCGAGCATGGGCGGAGTTATCATTATCTTTGCCATTCTGATTCCCTGCCTGTTGCTGGGCAAGCTGAATAATATCTATATGATTCTGATGCTTATCACCACTGTGTGGTTAGGTTCATTAGGATTTGCCGACGATTACATCAAGATATTCAAGAAAGACAAGGAAGGCCTGCACGGTAAGTTCAAGATTATCGGCCAGGTAGGCTTGGGACTCATTGTAGGGCTTACCCTGTATCTCAGTCCGCAGGTCGTTATCCGTGAAAACATCGAGGTAGAGAGACCGGGACAAGGCATCGAGGTAGTGCATGCCGCCAAAGAAATCAAGGCTACACAGACTACCATCCCTTTCTTCAAGAGCAACAACCTTGACTATGCCGACCTCGTGTCTTTCATGGGAGAACACGCACAAACGGCGGGCTGGATACTGTTCGTACTCGTCACCATATTCGTAGTAACCGCCGTTTCCAACGGCGCCAACCTGAATGACGGCATGGACGGCATGGCAGCGGGCAACTCCGCCATTATCGGTCTGACACTGGGCATACTGGCATACGTATCCAGCCATATCGAATATGCCGGTTATCTGAACATCATGTACATACCGGGTTCGGAAGAGCTGGTAATCTTTATCTGCGCTTTCATCGGTGCACTTATCGGCTTCCTCTGGTACAACGCCTACCCGGCACAGGTATTCATGGGCGATACAGGCAGTCTGACCATCGGCGGCATCATTGCCGTATACGCCATTATCATCCATAAAGAGCTGCTGATACCTATCCTATGCGGCATATTCCTTGTAGAGAACCTGTCGGTAATTCTGCAACGGGTCTACTACAAAGCCGGCAAACGGAAAGGGGTTAAACAGCGTCTCTTCAAACGGACGCCGATACACGACCACTTCCGCACCGGCATGAACCTGATAGAGCCCGGTTGCAAAGTGGTATTTACCCAACCGGCACAATTGTTCCATGAATCGAAAATTACCGTCCGCTTCTGGATCGTAACCATTGTACTGGCAGCAATAACAATTATAACGTTAAAGATAAGATAA
- a CDS encoding penicillin-binding protein — protein MTRYFFVVLVMGLIGVAIIVKGTVIMFAERQYWQDVADRFVKENVTVKPNRGNILSSDGKLMASSLPEYRIYMDFKAGGEKKDTMLMNHLGEICEGLHRIFPDKSAAEFKRHLLKGRKRGSRNYLIYPKRISYIQYKEAKRLPVFNLNKYKGGFHEQTYNQRKKPFGSLAARTLGDLYADTAQGAKNGIELAFDTLLKGRDGITHRQKVMNKYLNIVDIAPVDGCDIISTIDVGMQDICEKALIDKLKEINASVGVAVLMEVQTGEVKAIVNMMKAGDGNYYEMRNNAISDMLEPGSTFKTASIMVALEDGKITPHTEVDTGNGIMMMHGRPMKDHNWHRGGYGKIDVTRILEVSSNIGVSYLIDKHYSDNPQKFVDGLKRIGIDRPLHLQIAGEGKPNIRGPKERYFAKTTLPWMSIGYETQVPPLNILTFYNAIANNGTMVRPKFVKAAVKDGEVVRDFPTEVINPKICSDNTLTQIREILRKVVAEGLAKPAGSKQFAVAGKTGTAQISQGAAGYKAGRVNYLVSFCGYFPAEAPKYSCIVSIQKPGLPASGGLMAGSVFNKIAERVYAKNLRFDIRSAIDSTTNVIPAVKAGEMNEALCVLNTLDVPVQKQFEVENERELWGHSQAAPSAVILQNQKVSDGIVPSVVGMGAKDAVYLLESKGLRVRLNGIGKVRNQSIAGGSRLIKGQTIALTLR, from the coding sequence ATGACCCGCTACTTCTTCGTAGTCCTCGTCATGGGACTGATAGGAGTAGCTATTATCGTAAAAGGTACTGTCATCATGTTTGCCGAACGTCAGTACTGGCAAGATGTTGCCGACCGCTTTGTAAAGGAGAATGTTACGGTGAAGCCCAACCGCGGCAATATCCTTTCATCGGACGGCAAATTAATGGCGAGCTCCCTACCGGAGTACCGTATTTACATGGACTTCAAAGCAGGTGGAGAGAAGAAAGACACCATGCTTATGAATCATCTGGGAGAAATCTGCGAAGGATTGCACCGGATATTCCCCGATAAAAGTGCCGCCGAATTTAAAAGACATCTGTTAAAGGGACGCAAAAGGGGTAGCCGCAACTACCTGATTTACCCGAAACGTATCTCCTATATCCAATATAAGGAAGCCAAAAGACTGCCGGTGTTCAACTTGAACAAATACAAAGGCGGTTTCCACGAACAGACTTACAACCAGCGTAAAAAGCCCTTCGGCTCTTTGGCCGCCCGTACATTGGGCGACCTCTATGCCGATACAGCGCAAGGAGCCAAAAACGGTATCGAACTTGCCTTTGATACGCTGCTGAAAGGACGTGACGGTATCACCCATCGCCAGAAGGTGATGAACAAATACCTGAACATAGTGGACATTGCTCCCGTAGACGGTTGCGACATCATTTCCACCATCGACGTGGGTATGCAGGATATTTGCGAGAAAGCACTGATAGACAAGCTGAAAGAGATAAACGCCAGTGTGGGTGTTGCCGTATTGATGGAAGTACAGACCGGAGAAGTAAAAGCCATTGTCAACATGATGAAAGCGGGCGACGGCAACTATTACGAAATGCGTAATAACGCCATCAGCGATATGCTGGAGCCGGGTTCCACATTCAAGACAGCCTCTATCATGGTAGCCCTTGAAGACGGAAAGATTACTCCTCATACGGAAGTCGACACAGGCAACGGCATCATGATGATGCACGGCCGCCCGATGAAAGACCATAACTGGCATCGGGGCGGATATGGCAAGATTGATGTGACACGTATTCTGGAAGTATCATCCAATATCGGCGTCTCATATCTTATCGACAAGCACTACAGCGACAATCCGCAGAAGTTCGTAGACGGATTGAAGCGTATCGGTATAGACCGCCCGCTCCACCTGCAAATAGCCGGAGAGGGCAAACCTAACATCCGCGGTCCGAAAGAACGGTATTTTGCCAAGACCACGTTACCCTGGATGAGTATAGGATATGAAACGCAGGTACCGCCACTGAACATACTGACTTTCTATAATGCCATTGCCAACAACGGTACAATGGTGCGCCCTAAATTCGTAAAAGCGGCAGTGAAAGACGGTGAGGTTGTCCGTGACTTTCCTACGGAAGTTATCAATCCGAAGATTTGCTCGGACAATACGCTGACACAGATACGGGAGATTCTGCGCAAAGTAGTTGCCGAAGGTTTGGCCAAACCCGCCGGAAGCAAACAGTTTGCCGTAGCCGGCAAGACGGGTACGGCGCAGATTTCGCAAGGTGCCGCCGGTTATAAGGCGGGGCGGGTGAATTATCTCGTCAGTTTCTGCGGATACTTCCCGGCAGAGGCTCCCAAATACAGTTGCATCGTTTCCATACAGAAGCCGGGACTTCCGGCATCGGGCGGCTTGATGGCGGGTAGCGTATTCAACAAGATTGCAGAAAGGGTATATGCCAAGAATCTGCGGTTCGATATACGCAGTGCGATAGACAGCACCACCAATGTAATTCCTGCGGTAAAAGCCGGAGAGATGAACGAGGCATTATGCGTGCTCAACACATTGGATGTTCCGGTGCAGAAACAGTTTGAGGTAGAAAACGAGAGAGAGTTGTGGGGACACAGCCAGGCTGCCCCGTCCGCCGTTATCCTGCAAAATCAGAAAGTTTCCGACGGCATAGTTCCCAGCGTAGTGGGCATGGGGGCCAAGGATGCTGTTTATCTGCTGGAAAGCAAAGGACTTAGAGTACGCCTCAACGGCATCGGCAAGGTAAGAAACCAGTCCATCGCAGGCGGAAGCCGATTGATAAAAGGACAGACAATAGCCTTGACATTACGTTAA
- a CDS encoding UDP-N-acetylmuramate--L-alanine ligase, whose amino-acid sequence MNIETIKSVYFVGAGGIGMSALIRYFLSKGKFVAGYDRTPSELTGHLIAEGAQIHYEENTGLIPENCKDKESTLVVYTPAIPQEHAELAYFRENGFEIHKRSQVLGTITRSSKGLCVAGTHGKTTTSTMAAHLFHQSHVGCTAFLGGISKNYGTNLLLSPASPYTVIEADEFDRSFHWLSPYMSVITSTDPDHLDIYGTREAYLESFRHYTTLIQPGGALIIRKGLALQPDVQPGVRTYTYSRDEGDFHAENIRIGNGEIVIDFIAPDTRINDIRLGVPIGINIENGVAAMALAHLNGVTDEEIRQGMASFRGVDRRFDFKIKTDRLVFLSDYAHHPAEIAQSVKSIRELYRDKKITAIFQPHLYTRTRDFYKDFADSLSLLDEVILTEIYPAREQPIPGVSSQLIYDNLRPGIEKCICRKEDIPDLLSKKPVEVLIVLGAGDLDNYVPSIARLLEQRSKA is encoded by the coding sequence ATGAATATAGAAACCATAAAATCCGTTTATTTCGTCGGTGCCGGCGGCATCGGCATGAGCGCACTGATACGCTATTTTCTATCCAAAGGCAAGTTCGTGGCGGGATATGACCGTACGCCAAGCGAACTGACCGGGCATCTCATTGCAGAAGGTGCACAAATACATTATGAGGAAAACACCGGTCTCATCCCTGAAAATTGCAAGGACAAGGAAAGCACACTGGTGGTGTACACCCCTGCCATTCCTCAGGAGCATGCCGAACTGGCCTATTTCCGGGAGAATGGTTTCGAGATACATAAACGTTCCCAGGTATTGGGCACGATTACCCGCAGCAGCAAAGGACTCTGCGTTGCCGGTACGCATGGCAAGACCACCACAAGTACAATGGCGGCGCATCTCTTCCACCAGTCGCATGTGGGCTGCACGGCTTTTCTCGGAGGCATCTCCAAGAACTACGGAACAAACCTGCTCTTATCTCCGGCCAGTCCGTACACCGTAATCGAAGCCGACGAGTTCGACCGTTCGTTCCACTGGCTTTCTCCCTATATGAGCGTTATCACCTCTACCGACCCCGACCATTTGGACATATACGGTACGCGCGAGGCTTATCTTGAAAGCTTCCGCCACTATACCACCCTTATCCAACCGGGAGGGGCACTGATTATCCGGAAGGGGCTTGCCTTGCAGCCGGATGTACAGCCGGGCGTAAGAACTTATACCTACTCCCGCGACGAAGGAGACTTCCATGCCGAGAACATCCGCATCGGAAACGGTGAAATCGTCATCGACTTCATTGCTCCGGACACCCGCATCAACGATATCCGGCTCGGTGTACCTATCGGCATCAACATAGAGAACGGCGTGGCAGCCATGGCGCTTGCACACCTGAACGGGGTCACCGATGAGGAAATCAGACAGGGAATGGCCAGTTTCCGCGGCGTAGACCGCCGTTTCGACTTCAAGATAAAGACGGACAGACTCGTATTCCTCAGCGACTACGCCCATCATCCCGCCGAAATCGCGCAAAGCGTGAAGTCTATCCGCGAACTTTACCGGGACAAGAAGATAACGGCTATCTTCCAACCCCATCTCTATACCCGTACCAGAGACTTCTACAAAGACTTTGCAGACAGCCTCTCGCTACTGGACGAAGTGATTCTGACAGAGATATACCCTGCCCGCGAACAACCCATTCCCGGTGTCAGCAGCCAACTCATATACGACAACCTGCGCCCGGGCATCGAAAAGTGCATATGCAGGAAGGAAGACATTCCCGACCTGCTCTCGAAGAAACCGGTTGAAGTGCTGATAGTGCTGGGAGCCGGAGACCTGGACAACTATGTACCTTCCATAGCCCGGCTGCTCGAACAGCGCAGCAAAGCGTAA
- the murG gene encoding undecaprenyldiphospho-muramoylpentapeptide beta-N-acetylglucosaminyltransferase: METKNNKPRIIISGGGTGGHIFPAVSIANAIKELRPDAEILFVGAEGRMEMQRVPDAGYKIIGLPVAGFDRRHLWKNFAVLVKLARSQWKARSIIKQFRPQVAVGVGGYASGPTLKTAGMMGVPTLIQEQNSYAGVTNKLLAKKACKICVAYEGMEKFFPAEKIIMTGNPVRQNLLGHAVAHEEAVSYFSLNPSKKTILILGGSLGARTINRTLTAGLDVIRQNPDIQFIWQTGRIYIDQVRDAITAATGEAVHHPHINAIPNLYVTDFIKDMAKAYAAADLVISRAGAGSISEFCLLHKPVILVPSPNVAEDHQTKNALALVDKDAAIYVKDAEAEEKLLPAALDTVKDSDKLKELSNNIARLALPDSATVIAKEVLKLIK; encoded by the coding sequence ATGGAAACAAAGAACAACAAACCGCGCATTATCATCAGCGGTGGCGGCACGGGCGGACACATTTTCCCGGCCGTATCCATTGCCAACGCGATTAAGGAATTGCGTCCTGATGCGGAAATCCTGTTCGTAGGTGCAGAAGGACGCATGGAAATGCAGCGTGTACCCGATGCCGGCTACAAGATTATCGGCCTGCCCGTGGCGGGCTTCGACCGCAGGCACTTGTGGAAGAACTTTGCCGTATTGGTGAAACTGGCACGCAGCCAATGGAAAGCGCGCAGCATCATCAAGCAATTCCGTCCGCAGGTGGCAGTAGGCGTGGGCGGCTATGCCAGCGGCCCTACCCTGAAAACGGCGGGAATGATGGGAGTGCCTACCCTGATACAAGAGCAGAACTCCTATGCAGGTGTCACCAACAAGCTGCTTGCCAAGAAAGCCTGCAAGATATGCGTTGCCTACGAAGGCATGGAAAAGTTCTTCCCTGCAGAGAAGATTATCATGACCGGCAACCCCGTCCGCCAGAACTTGCTCGGACATGCCGTTGCGCACGAAGAAGCCGTAAGCTACTTCAGCCTGAACCCGTCCAAAAAGACCATCCTGATACTGGGCGGCAGCCTCGGGGCACGCACCATTAACCGCACCCTGACCGCCGGCCTTGACGTCATCCGGCAGAACCCCGACATACAGTTCATCTGGCAGACCGGCAGAATATACATCGACCAGGTAAGGGACGCCATCACCGCGGCAACCGGTGAAGCCGTACACCACCCGCACATCAATGCCATACCCAACCTGTATGTGACGGATTTCATCAAAGACATGGCGAAGGCCTATGCGGCTGCCGATTTGGTAATCTCCCGTGCCGGCGCCGGCTCCATTTCGGAATTCTGCCTGCTTCACAAGCCTGTAATCCTTGTCCCCTCGCCCAATGTGGCAGAAGACCACCAGACCAAGAACGCACTGGCGCTCGTCGATAAAGACGCCGCCATCTACGTAAAGGACGCGGAAGCCGAAGAGAAACTCCTGCCCGCAGCACTGGATACGGTAAAAGACAGTGATAAACTGAAAGAATTGAGCAACAACATCGCCCGATTGGCATTGCCCGACTCGGCAACCGTCATCGCCAAAGAGGTGCTGAAACTTATTAAATGA
- the murD gene encoding UDP-N-acetylmuramoyl-L-alanine--D-glutamate ligase, translating into MSRIVVLGAGESGAGAAVLAKVKGFDTFVSDMSAIKDKYKELLNKHGIAWEEGQHTEELILNADEVVKSPGIPNDAPLILKLKEKGISIISEIEFAGRYTNAKMICITGSNGKTTTTSLIYHIFKSAGLNVGLAGNIGNSLALQVAMEKHDYYVIELSSFQLDNMYKFRANIAVLMNITPDHLDRYDHCMQKYVDAKFRITQNQTPEDAFIYWNDDPIIRRELEKHGLKAHPYPFAAVKEDGAIAYVEDGEVEINEPIAFNMEQEELALRGTHNLYNSLAAGISANLAGIRKEDIRKALSDFKGVEHRLEKVATVRGVQFINDSKATNVNSCWYALQSMTTKTVLILGGKDKGNDYTEIEDLVRSKCSALVYLGLHNEKLHGFFDRLGLPVADVQTGMKDAVDAAFKLARKGETVLLSPCCASFDLFKSYEDRGDQFKKYVREL; encoded by the coding sequence ATGAGTAGAATTGTAGTTTTAGGAGCAGGCGAAAGCGGCGCGGGAGCTGCCGTACTTGCCAAGGTGAAAGGTTTCGACACGTTCGTATCCGACATGTCTGCCATTAAAGACAAATACAAGGAACTGCTGAACAAGCATGGCATTGCCTGGGAGGAAGGACAGCACACGGAAGAGCTGATACTGAATGCCGATGAAGTGGTAAAAAGTCCCGGCATCCCCAACGACGCTCCGCTGATTCTGAAATTGAAAGAAAAAGGCATCTCCATCATCTCCGAGATAGAGTTCGCCGGACGTTATACAAACGCCAAAATGATTTGCATCACCGGTTCTAACGGCAAGACTACCACCACCTCGCTCATTTACCACATCTTCAAGAGTGCGGGACTGAATGTAGGGCTGGCAGGCAACATCGGCAACAGCCTTGCCTTGCAGGTGGCCATGGAGAAGCACGACTATTATGTTATCGAACTCAGCTCCTTCCAACTGGACAATATGTATAAGTTCCGCGCCAATATCGCCGTTCTGATGAACATTACCCCTGACCATCTGGACAGATACGATCACTGCATGCAGAAGTATGTGGATGCCAAATTCCGCATCACGCAAAACCAGACTCCGGAAGATGCTTTCATCTACTGGAACGACGACCCCATCATCCGCAGAGAGCTGGAAAAGCACGGCTTAAAAGCCCATCCCTATCCTTTCGCCGCCGTAAAGGAAGACGGCGCCATTGCTTATGTGGAAGACGGTGAAGTGGAAATCAACGAACCGATTGCTTTCAACATGGAGCAGGAAGAACTTGCCCTGCGAGGAACCCACAACCTGTATAACTCATTGGCTGCCGGCATTTCCGCCAACCTTGCAGGTATCCGCAAAGAAGATATCCGCAAAGCCTTGTCCGACTTCAAAGGTGTAGAACACCGTCTGGAAAAGGTAGCGACCGTACGCGGCGTCCAATTCATCAACGATTCCAAGGCAACCAATGTCAATTCCTGCTGGTACGCCCTGCAAAGCATGACAACCAAAACCGTGCTTATTCTCGGCGGCAAAGACAAGGGGAATGACTATACCGAAATAGAGGATTTGGTACGTAGCAAATGCTCCGCGCTGGTCTACCTGGGACTGCACAATGAAAAGCTGCACGGCTTTTTCGACCGCCTCGGTCTGCCGGTGGCCGATGTGCAGACCGGCATGAAAGACGCGGTAGACGCCGCTTTCAAATTAGCCCGGAAAGGCGAAACAGTATTATTGAGTCCCTGTTGCGCTTCCTTCGACCTCTTCAAGAGCTATGAAGACCGGGGCGACCAATTCAAGAAATACGTAAGAGAGTTATAA
- a CDS encoding UDP-N-acetylmuramoyl-L-alanyl-D-glutamate--2,6-diaminopimelate ligase, translated as MKLSELLKAIQPVQIIGSTEKDITGVNIDSRLVAAGHLFMAMRGTQTDGHAYIPTAIEKGAIAVLCEDMPEETNPDVTYIQVKDSENAVGKVATTFYGDPTSKMELVGVTGTNGKTTIATLLYNTFRYFGYKVGLISTVCNYIDDRPVPTEHTTPDPITLNRLLGEMADSGCKYAFMEVSSHSIAQQRISGLKFAGGIFTNLTRDHLDYHKTVENYLKAKKKFFDDMPKNAFSLTNLDDKNGLVMTQNTRSRVYTYSLRSLSDFKGKVLESHFEGMLLDFNNHELAVRFIGKFNASNLLAVFGAAVLLGKKEEDVLVALSTLHPVAGRFDSIRSPKGITAIVDYAHTPDALVNVLNAIHGVLEGKGKVITVVGAGGNRDKGKRPIMAKESARLSDRVIITSDNPRFEEPQDIINDMLAGLDKDDLQKTISIADRKEAIKTACMLAQPGDVILVAGKGHENYQEIKGVKHHFDDKEELKAIMF; from the coding sequence ATGAAATTAAGCGAACTATTAAAAGCGATACAACCGGTACAAATTATCGGCAGTACGGAGAAAGATATAACAGGAGTGAATATCGACTCCCGTTTAGTTGCGGCCGGACATTTGTTTATGGCAATGCGCGGTACGCAGACCGACGGTCACGCATATATCCCTACCGCCATTGAAAAAGGCGCTATAGCCGTACTGTGCGAAGACATGCCGGAAGAAACAAATCCTGATGTTACATATATCCAAGTAAAAGACAGCGAGAATGCGGTGGGTAAGGTTGCCACCACTTTCTACGGTGATCCCACTTCCAAAATGGAGCTGGTGGGCGTAACCGGCACTAATGGCAAAACAACCATTGCCACCTTATTATATAATACATTCCGTTATTTCGGATATAAAGTCGGACTGATTTCCACGGTATGCAACTACATTGACGACCGGCCCGTGCCGACCGAGCATACCACCCCCGACCCGATTACCCTTAACCGCCTGCTGGGTGAGATGGCAGACTCCGGATGCAAATACGCATTCATGGAAGTCAGCTCCCACTCTATCGCACAACAGCGTATCAGCGGTTTGAAGTTTGCCGGTGGCATCTTCACCAATCTTACGCGCGACCACCTGGATTATCACAAGACTGTCGAAAACTACCTCAAAGCAAAAAAGAAGTTCTTCGACGACATGCCCAAGAACGCGTTCAGCCTGACCAATCTGGACGACAAGAACGGGCTGGTCATGACCCAGAACACACGTTCGCGCGTATATACGTATTCATTGAGAAGCCTCAGCGATTTCAAGGGAAAAGTATTGGAGTCTCATTTTGAAGGCATGCTGCTCGACTTTAACAACCATGAACTGGCCGTACGCTTTATCGGCAAGTTCAATGCTTCCAACCTTCTTGCCGTATTCGGCGCAGCCGTACTGTTGGGAAAGAAAGAAGAAGATGTGCTCGTTGCCCTCAGCACTTTGCACCCTGTAGCAGGCAGATTCGACTCTATCCGCTCTCCGAAGGGCATTACCGCCATTGTGGATTATGCCCATACTCCGGATGCGTTGGTGAATGTGCTGAATGCCATCCACGGCGTACTGGAAGGCAAAGGCAAAGTGATTACCGTAGTCGGCGCAGGCGGCAACCGTGATAAAGGGAAACGTCCTATCATGGCTAAAGAGTCCGCCCGTTTGAGCGACCGTGTCATCATCACTTCCGACAATCCCCGCTTTGAAGAGCCGCAAGACATCATCAACGATATGCTGGCAGGGTTGGATAAGGACGATTTGCAGAAGACAATCAGTATCGCCGATAGAAAAGAAGCCATAAAGACCGCCTGCATGCTGGCGCAACCGGGAGATGTCATTCTCGTAGCCGGCAAAGGACATGAAAATTATCAGGAGATAAAAGGAGTGAAGCATCATTTCGATGACAAAGAAGAACTAAAGGCGATAATGTTTTAA
- a CDS encoding cell division protein FtsQ/DivIB, with the protein MIKRILLSIVLLLVLAYLIVAVTAFNRKPAGQVCRDVELVIKDTVYAGFITKKEVAAMLEKKGVSPIGKHLDRIRTKTLEQALSKHPLIDEVECYKTPSGKLCIEVTQRIPILRIMSANGENYYLDNKGTVMPPDAKCVAHRAIVTGNVEKSFAMRDLYKFGVFLQKNSFWNAQIEQIHVLPDKNIELVPRVGDHVIYLGKLDDFERKLKRVKVFYEKGLNKVGWNKYSRISVEFGNQIICTKRE; encoded by the coding sequence ATGATTAAAAGGATTCTACTTTCTATCGTCCTGTTGCTCGTCCTTGCCTACCTGATAGTGGCCGTTACCGCTTTCAACCGGAAGCCGGCGGGTCAAGTGTGCCGTGATGTGGAGCTGGTTATCAAAGACACGGTATATGCCGGCTTCATCACGAAAAAGGAAGTAGCCGCCATGCTGGAAAAGAAAGGCGTCAGTCCCATAGGCAAGCACTTGGACCGTATCCGCACCAAAACGTTGGAGCAGGCGCTCTCCAAGCATCCGCTCATCGACGAAGTGGAATGTTACAAGACGCCGAGCGGCAAACTCTGTATCGAAGTAACCCAGCGCATCCCTATCCTGAGGATAATGAGCGCCAACGGCGAGAACTACTATCTGGACAATAAGGGCACGGTAATGCCGCCCGATGCAAAGTGCGTTGCGCACCGTGCCATTGTGACCGGAAACGTAGAAAAGTCGTTTGCCATGAGGGATTTATATAAGTTTGGTGTATTTTTGCAAAAGAATTCGTTCTGGAACGCGCAAATCGAGCAGATTCATGTATTGCCCGACAAAAACATAGAGCTGGTACCGCGCGTAGGCGACCATGTCATCTACCTCGGTAAGCTGGACGACTTCGAACGGAAACTGAAACGGGTAAAGGTATTCTACGAAAAAGGATTGAACAAGGTAGGCTGGAACAAATATTCCCGTATCAGTGTTGAGTTTGGTAACCAGATTATCTGCACGAAAAGAGAATAG
- a CDS encoding FtsW/RodA/SpoVE family cell cycle protein: MDLLKSIFKGDKVIWIIFLFLCLISITEVFSAASTLTYKSGDHWGPITQHSIILMVGAVIVVLMHNIPYKWFQVFPVFLLPASAILLILVMMMERINGAARWMTFMGIQFQPSEIAKMAVIIVTAFILSKGQDEDGANPKAFKRIMIITGVICLLIAPENLSTAALLFGVVFLMMFIGRVSAKRLLMLTGSLASVGIVAVTFLLMTKNSDIPFLHRFDTWRARIEKFTSDEVVPAAKFDIDKDAQIAHARIAVATSNVIGKGPGNSVQRDFLSQAFSDFIFAIIIEELGLVGGVIVVFLYICLLIRVGRIAKKCDRTFPAFLIIGIALLLVSQAIFNMMVAVGLAPVTGQPLPLISKGGTSTLINCAYIGMILSVSRYTAKLEEQRAHDAQITMQVETGNGNESTYSEAQSAAEPTAKMLNSDAEFE; encoded by the coding sequence ATGGATTTATTAAAAAGCATATTCAAAGGAGACAAAGTAATCTGGATTATTTTCCTCTTCCTCTGCCTCATCTCCATTACAGAGGTGTTCAGTGCTGCCAGTACGCTTACCTATAAGAGCGGCGACCATTGGGGGCCCATCACCCAGCACAGCATTATCCTGATGGTAGGCGCTGTGATTGTGGTCCTCATGCACAACATCCCCTACAAATGGTTTCAGGTATTCCCTGTCTTCCTGTTGCCGGCTTCCGCAATACTGCTGATACTGGTCATGATGATGGAACGTATCAACGGGGCGGCGCGCTGGATGACGTTCATGGGCATACAGTTCCAGCCCTCGGAGATAGCCAAAATGGCGGTTATCATAGTCACGGCTTTCATCCTGTCCAAAGGGCAGGATGAGGACGGCGCCAACCCGAAGGCTTTCAAGCGGATTATGATAATAACCGGAGTTATCTGCCTGCTCATTGCTCCGGAGAACTTATCCACGGCGGCATTGCTGTTCGGGGTAGTCTTTCTGATGATGTTCATAGGGCGTGTCTCTGCAAAACGACTGTTGATGCTGACCGGCAGCCTGGCATCGGTAGGCATTGTTGCCGTAACTTTCCTGCTGATGACAAAGAACAGCGACATACCTTTCCTGCACCGGTTCGACACGTGGCGTGCCCGTATCGAGAAGTTTACGAGTGACGAGGTAGTGCCTGCCGCAAAATTCGATATAGACAAAGACGCCCAGATAGCCCACGCACGTATCGCCGTCGCCACCAGCAATGTCATCGGCAAGGGACCGGGCAACTCCGTACAGCGTGACTTCCTGAGCCAGGCATTCTCCGACTTCATCTTTGCCATTATCATCGAGGAACTCGGACTGGTAGGAGGAGTCATAGTCGTATTCCTCTACATCTGTCTGTTGATACGTGTAGGACGTATCGCAAAGAAATGCGACCGCACCTTCCCCGCCTTCCTCATCATCGGCATAGCCCTGCTGCTGGTGTCGCAGGCCATCTTCAACATGATGGTGGCCGTGGGACTGGCTCCCGTAACCGGGCAACCGCTGCCGCTTATCAGCAAAGGAGGTACTTCGACGTTGATAAACTGTGCCTATATCGGCATGATACTGAGTGTGAGCCGGTACACCGCCAAGCTGGAAGAACAGAGAGCGCACGATGCCCAAATCACCATGCAGGTGGAAACCGGCAACGGAAACGAAAGCACTTACAGCGAAGCGCAAAGCGCTGCCGAGCCGACAGCCAAGATGCTGAACAGCGATGCCGAATTTGAATAA